One Perognathus longimembris pacificus isolate PPM17 chromosome 2, ASM2315922v1, whole genome shotgun sequence DNA segment encodes these proteins:
- the Loxl4 gene encoding lysyl oxidase homolog 4 isoform X2, whose amino-acid sequence MSAIRLALEVTMTSSSPATISLFLLLVLGQASPSLSQSLGTKKLRLVGPGSRPEEGRLEVLHQGQWGTVCDDDFTLQEANVVCRQLGFESALTWAHSAKYGQGEGPIWLDNVRCVGTESTLDQCGSNGWGVSDCSHSEDVGVVCHPQRQRGYISERVSNALGPQGRRLEEVRLKPILASAKRRSPVTEGAVEVRYEGHWRQVCDQGWTMNNSRVVCGMLGFPKQVPVNSHYYRKVWNLKMKDPKSRLNGLASKNSFWIHRVNCLGTEPHLANCQVQVSPGRGKLRPACPGGMHAVVSCVAGPYFRSLKAKSRRKESQTEELKVRLRAGAQVGEGRVEVLMNHQWGTVCDHRWNLISASVVCRQLGFGSAREALFGAQLGQGLGPIHLSEVRCRGYEQSLSDCLSLEGSQTGCQHANDASVRCNIPDMGFQNQVRLAGGRSPEEGVVEVQVEVHGIPRWGTVCSDHWGLTEAMVVCRQLGLGFANFAIKDTWYWQGTPEAREVVMSGMRCSGTELALQQCARHGPVHCSHGAGRFSAGVACMNSAPDLVMNAQLVQETAYLEDRPLSLLYCAHEENCLSKSADHMEWPYGHRRLLRFSSQIYNLGRADFRPKIGRHGWIWHQCHRHYHSIEVFTHYDLLTLNGSKVAEGHKASFCLEDTNCPTGMQRRYACANFGEQGVTVGCWDTYRHDIDCQWVDITDVRPGNYIFQVVVNPTNEVAESDFSNNMMRCRCKYDGQRIWLHNCHTGDSYRANAELSLEQEQRLRNNLI is encoded by the exons ATGTCCGCGATCCGGCTG GCCCTTGAAGTCACCATGACATCGTCTTCACCAGCCACCATCTCCTTGTTTCTACTGCTGGTGCTAGGCCAAGcctctcccagcctctcccagtcgCTGGGTACCAAGAAGCTTAGGCTGGTGGGCCCAGGGAGCCGACCAGAGGAGGGCCGCCTGGAGGTGCTGCACCAGGGCCAGTGGGGCACCGTGTGTGATGACGACTTCACTCTCCAGGAAGCCAACGTGGTCTGTCGCCAGTTGGGCTTTGAGTCTGCCTTGACCTGGGCCCACAGTGCCAAATATGGCCAAGGGGAGG gACCTATCTGGCTGGACAATGTGCGCTGTGTGGGTACTGAGAGCACCCTGGACCAGTGCGGCTCTAATGGCTGGGGTGTCAGTGACTGTAGCCACTCAGAAGATGTCGGGGTGGTATGTCACCCCCAGCGTCAGCGTGGCTACATCTCTGAGCGGGTTTCCAATGCCCTCGGGCCCCAG GGCCGGCGTCTGGAGGAGGTGCGCCTCAAGCCCATCCTTGCCAGCGCCAAGCGGCGCAGCCCTGTGACCGAGGGGGCTGTGGAGGTACGGTACGAGGGCCACTGGCGGCAGGTGTGTGACCAGGGCTGGACCATGAACAATAGCAGAGTGGTGTGTGGGATGCTGGGCTTCCCTAAACAAGTGCCTGTCAACAGCCACTACTACAG GAAAGTCTGGAATTTGAAGATGAAGGATCCAAAATCTAG GCTCAATGGCCTGGCCAGTAAGAACTCTTTCTGGATCCACCGGGTCAACTGTCTGGGGACAGAGCCCCACCTGGCCAACTGCCAGGTACAGGTGTCTCCAGGAAGGGGCAAGCTGCGCCCGGCCTGTCCAGGTGGCATGCATGCTGTGGTCAGCTGTGTAGCAGGGCCCTATTTCCGCTCACTGAAAGCAAAGTCCCGTCGCAAGGAGTCCCAAACAGAG GAACTGAAGGTGCGCCTGCGCGCTGGGGCCCAGGTTGGCGAGGGCCGCGTGGAAGTGctcatgaaccaccagtggggCACCGTCTGTGACCACAGATGGAACCTCATCTCTGCCAGTGTGGTGTGTCGTCAGCTCGGCTTTGGCTCTGCACGGGAGGCCCTCTTTGGGGCCCAGCTGGGCCAAG gaCTCGGGCCCATCCACTTGAGTGAGGTGCGCTGCAGGGGCTATGAGCAGAGCCTCAGTGACTGCCTCAGCCTGGAAGGGTCCCAGACCGGCTGTCAACATGCAAATGATGCTTCTGTCAGGTGCAACATCCCAGACATGGGTTTCCAGAACCAG GTGCGCTTGGCTGGCGGGCGCAGCCCAGAGGAGGGCGTGGTGGAGGTGCAGGTGGAGGTGCACGGgatcccacgttgggggacagtgTGCAGTGACCACTGGGGGCTCACCGAAGCTATGGTGGTCTGCCGACAGCTTGGCCTGGGTTTTGCCAACTTTGCCATCAAG GACACCTGGTACTGGCAGGGGACGCCGGAGGCCAGAGAAGTGGTCATGAGCGGGATGCGCTGCTCAGGCACAGAGCTAGCCCTGCAGCAGTGTGCGAGGCACGGTCCTGTGCACTGTTCCCACGGCGCCGGGCGCTTCTCAGCCGGAGTGGCCTGCATGAACA GTGCTCCAGACCTAGTGATGAATGCCCAGCTGGTGCAAGAGACAGCCTACCTAGAGGACCGCCCGCTCAGCCTGCTATACTGTGCTCATGAGGAGAATTGCCTCTCCAAGTCCGCCGACCACATGGAATGGCCCTATGGACACCGGCGCCTGTTGCGCTTCTCCTCACAGATCTACAACCTGGGGCGGGCAGACTTCCGTCCCAAGATTGGACGCCATGGCTGGATTTGGCACCAGTGTCACAG GCACTACCACAGCATTGAAGTCTTCACCCACTATGACCTGCTCACACTCAATGGCTCCAAGGTGGCCGAGGGGCACAAGGCCAGCTTCTGTCTAGAAGACACAAACTGTCCCACAG GAATGCAGCGACGCTATGCATGTGCCAATTTTGGGGAGCAGGGAGTGACTGTGGGCTGCTGGGATACCTACAGGCATGATATTGACTGCCAGTGGGTGGATATCACAGATGTGAGGCCAGGGAACTATATCTTCCAG gtGGTTGTGAACCCCACAAATGAGGTGGCAGAGTCAGATTTCTCCAACAACATGATGCGCTGCCGTTGCAAATATGACGGGCAGCGGATTTGGCTGCACAACTGCCACACAG GAGATTCGTATCGAGCCAATGCGGAGCTCTCCCTGGAGCAGGAACAGCGACTCAGGAACAACCTCATCTGA
- the Loxl4 gene encoding lysyl oxidase homolog 4 isoform X1 has product MSAIRLALEVTMTSSSPATISLFLLLVLGQASPSLSQSLGTKKLRLVGPGSRPEEGRLEVLHQGQWGTVCDDDFTLQEANVVCRQLGFESALTWAHSAKYGQGEGPIWLDNVRCVGTESTLDQCGSNGWGVSDCSHSEDVGVVCHPQRQRGYISERVSNALGPQGRRLEEVRLKPILASAKRRSPVTEGAVEVRYEGHWRQVCDQGWTMNNSRVVCGMLGFPKQVPVNSHYYRKVWNLKMKDPKSRLNGLASKNSFWIHRVNCLGTEPHLANCQVQVSPGRGKLRPACPGGMHAVVSCVAGPYFRSLKAKSRRKESQTEQELKVRLRAGAQVGEGRVEVLMNHQWGTVCDHRWNLISASVVCRQLGFGSAREALFGAQLGQGLGPIHLSEVRCRGYEQSLSDCLSLEGSQTGCQHANDASVRCNIPDMGFQNQVRLAGGRSPEEGVVEVQVEVHGIPRWGTVCSDHWGLTEAMVVCRQLGLGFANFAIKDTWYWQGTPEAREVVMSGMRCSGTELALQQCARHGPVHCSHGAGRFSAGVACMNSAPDLVMNAQLVQETAYLEDRPLSLLYCAHEENCLSKSADHMEWPYGHRRLLRFSSQIYNLGRADFRPKIGRHGWIWHQCHRHYHSIEVFTHYDLLTLNGSKVAEGHKASFCLEDTNCPTGMQRRYACANFGEQGVTVGCWDTYRHDIDCQWVDITDVRPGNYIFQVVVNPTNEVAESDFSNNMMRCRCKYDGQRIWLHNCHTGDSYRANAELSLEQEQRLRNNLI; this is encoded by the exons ATGTCCGCGATCCGGCTG GCCCTTGAAGTCACCATGACATCGTCTTCACCAGCCACCATCTCCTTGTTTCTACTGCTGGTGCTAGGCCAAGcctctcccagcctctcccagtcgCTGGGTACCAAGAAGCTTAGGCTGGTGGGCCCAGGGAGCCGACCAGAGGAGGGCCGCCTGGAGGTGCTGCACCAGGGCCAGTGGGGCACCGTGTGTGATGACGACTTCACTCTCCAGGAAGCCAACGTGGTCTGTCGCCAGTTGGGCTTTGAGTCTGCCTTGACCTGGGCCCACAGTGCCAAATATGGCCAAGGGGAGG gACCTATCTGGCTGGACAATGTGCGCTGTGTGGGTACTGAGAGCACCCTGGACCAGTGCGGCTCTAATGGCTGGGGTGTCAGTGACTGTAGCCACTCAGAAGATGTCGGGGTGGTATGTCACCCCCAGCGTCAGCGTGGCTACATCTCTGAGCGGGTTTCCAATGCCCTCGGGCCCCAG GGCCGGCGTCTGGAGGAGGTGCGCCTCAAGCCCATCCTTGCCAGCGCCAAGCGGCGCAGCCCTGTGACCGAGGGGGCTGTGGAGGTACGGTACGAGGGCCACTGGCGGCAGGTGTGTGACCAGGGCTGGACCATGAACAATAGCAGAGTGGTGTGTGGGATGCTGGGCTTCCCTAAACAAGTGCCTGTCAACAGCCACTACTACAG GAAAGTCTGGAATTTGAAGATGAAGGATCCAAAATCTAG GCTCAATGGCCTGGCCAGTAAGAACTCTTTCTGGATCCACCGGGTCAACTGTCTGGGGACAGAGCCCCACCTGGCCAACTGCCAGGTACAGGTGTCTCCAGGAAGGGGCAAGCTGCGCCCGGCCTGTCCAGGTGGCATGCATGCTGTGGTCAGCTGTGTAGCAGGGCCCTATTTCCGCTCACTGAAAGCAAAGTCCCGTCGCAAGGAGTCCCAAACAGAG CAGGAACTGAAGGTGCGCCTGCGCGCTGGGGCCCAGGTTGGCGAGGGCCGCGTGGAAGTGctcatgaaccaccagtggggCACCGTCTGTGACCACAGATGGAACCTCATCTCTGCCAGTGTGGTGTGTCGTCAGCTCGGCTTTGGCTCTGCACGGGAGGCCCTCTTTGGGGCCCAGCTGGGCCAAG gaCTCGGGCCCATCCACTTGAGTGAGGTGCGCTGCAGGGGCTATGAGCAGAGCCTCAGTGACTGCCTCAGCCTGGAAGGGTCCCAGACCGGCTGTCAACATGCAAATGATGCTTCTGTCAGGTGCAACATCCCAGACATGGGTTTCCAGAACCAG GTGCGCTTGGCTGGCGGGCGCAGCCCAGAGGAGGGCGTGGTGGAGGTGCAGGTGGAGGTGCACGGgatcccacgttgggggacagtgTGCAGTGACCACTGGGGGCTCACCGAAGCTATGGTGGTCTGCCGACAGCTTGGCCTGGGTTTTGCCAACTTTGCCATCAAG GACACCTGGTACTGGCAGGGGACGCCGGAGGCCAGAGAAGTGGTCATGAGCGGGATGCGCTGCTCAGGCACAGAGCTAGCCCTGCAGCAGTGTGCGAGGCACGGTCCTGTGCACTGTTCCCACGGCGCCGGGCGCTTCTCAGCCGGAGTGGCCTGCATGAACA GTGCTCCAGACCTAGTGATGAATGCCCAGCTGGTGCAAGAGACAGCCTACCTAGAGGACCGCCCGCTCAGCCTGCTATACTGTGCTCATGAGGAGAATTGCCTCTCCAAGTCCGCCGACCACATGGAATGGCCCTATGGACACCGGCGCCTGTTGCGCTTCTCCTCACAGATCTACAACCTGGGGCGGGCAGACTTCCGTCCCAAGATTGGACGCCATGGCTGGATTTGGCACCAGTGTCACAG GCACTACCACAGCATTGAAGTCTTCACCCACTATGACCTGCTCACACTCAATGGCTCCAAGGTGGCCGAGGGGCACAAGGCCAGCTTCTGTCTAGAAGACACAAACTGTCCCACAG GAATGCAGCGACGCTATGCATGTGCCAATTTTGGGGAGCAGGGAGTGACTGTGGGCTGCTGGGATACCTACAGGCATGATATTGACTGCCAGTGGGTGGATATCACAGATGTGAGGCCAGGGAACTATATCTTCCAG gtGGTTGTGAACCCCACAAATGAGGTGGCAGAGTCAGATTTCTCCAACAACATGATGCGCTGCCGTTGCAAATATGACGGGCAGCGGATTTGGCTGCACAACTGCCACACAG GAGATTCGTATCGAGCCAATGCGGAGCTCTCCCTGGAGCAGGAACAGCGACTCAGGAACAACCTCATCTGA
- the Loxl4 gene encoding lysyl oxidase homolog 4 isoform X3, producing the protein MTSSSPATISLFLLLVLGQASPSLSQSLGTKKLRLVGPGSRPEEGRLEVLHQGQWGTVCDDDFTLQEANVVCRQLGFESALTWAHSAKYGQGEGPIWLDNVRCVGTESTLDQCGSNGWGVSDCSHSEDVGVVCHPQRQRGYISERVSNALGPQGRRLEEVRLKPILASAKRRSPVTEGAVEVRYEGHWRQVCDQGWTMNNSRVVCGMLGFPKQVPVNSHYYRKVWNLKMKDPKSRLNGLASKNSFWIHRVNCLGTEPHLANCQVQVSPGRGKLRPACPGGMHAVVSCVAGPYFRSLKAKSRRKESQTEQELKVRLRAGAQVGEGRVEVLMNHQWGTVCDHRWNLISASVVCRQLGFGSAREALFGAQLGQGLGPIHLSEVRCRGYEQSLSDCLSLEGSQTGCQHANDASVRCNIPDMGFQNQVRLAGGRSPEEGVVEVQVEVHGIPRWGTVCSDHWGLTEAMVVCRQLGLGFANFAIKDTWYWQGTPEAREVVMSGMRCSGTELALQQCARHGPVHCSHGAGRFSAGVACMNSAPDLVMNAQLVQETAYLEDRPLSLLYCAHEENCLSKSADHMEWPYGHRRLLRFSSQIYNLGRADFRPKIGRHGWIWHQCHRHYHSIEVFTHYDLLTLNGSKVAEGHKASFCLEDTNCPTGMQRRYACANFGEQGVTVGCWDTYRHDIDCQWVDITDVRPGNYIFQVVVNPTNEVAESDFSNNMMRCRCKYDGQRIWLHNCHTGDSYRANAELSLEQEQRLRNNLI; encoded by the exons ATGACATCGTCTTCACCAGCCACCATCTCCTTGTTTCTACTGCTGGTGCTAGGCCAAGcctctcccagcctctcccagtcgCTGGGTACCAAGAAGCTTAGGCTGGTGGGCCCAGGGAGCCGACCAGAGGAGGGCCGCCTGGAGGTGCTGCACCAGGGCCAGTGGGGCACCGTGTGTGATGACGACTTCACTCTCCAGGAAGCCAACGTGGTCTGTCGCCAGTTGGGCTTTGAGTCTGCCTTGACCTGGGCCCACAGTGCCAAATATGGCCAAGGGGAGG gACCTATCTGGCTGGACAATGTGCGCTGTGTGGGTACTGAGAGCACCCTGGACCAGTGCGGCTCTAATGGCTGGGGTGTCAGTGACTGTAGCCACTCAGAAGATGTCGGGGTGGTATGTCACCCCCAGCGTCAGCGTGGCTACATCTCTGAGCGGGTTTCCAATGCCCTCGGGCCCCAG GGCCGGCGTCTGGAGGAGGTGCGCCTCAAGCCCATCCTTGCCAGCGCCAAGCGGCGCAGCCCTGTGACCGAGGGGGCTGTGGAGGTACGGTACGAGGGCCACTGGCGGCAGGTGTGTGACCAGGGCTGGACCATGAACAATAGCAGAGTGGTGTGTGGGATGCTGGGCTTCCCTAAACAAGTGCCTGTCAACAGCCACTACTACAG GAAAGTCTGGAATTTGAAGATGAAGGATCCAAAATCTAG GCTCAATGGCCTGGCCAGTAAGAACTCTTTCTGGATCCACCGGGTCAACTGTCTGGGGACAGAGCCCCACCTGGCCAACTGCCAGGTACAGGTGTCTCCAGGAAGGGGCAAGCTGCGCCCGGCCTGTCCAGGTGGCATGCATGCTGTGGTCAGCTGTGTAGCAGGGCCCTATTTCCGCTCACTGAAAGCAAAGTCCCGTCGCAAGGAGTCCCAAACAGAG CAGGAACTGAAGGTGCGCCTGCGCGCTGGGGCCCAGGTTGGCGAGGGCCGCGTGGAAGTGctcatgaaccaccagtggggCACCGTCTGTGACCACAGATGGAACCTCATCTCTGCCAGTGTGGTGTGTCGTCAGCTCGGCTTTGGCTCTGCACGGGAGGCCCTCTTTGGGGCCCAGCTGGGCCAAG gaCTCGGGCCCATCCACTTGAGTGAGGTGCGCTGCAGGGGCTATGAGCAGAGCCTCAGTGACTGCCTCAGCCTGGAAGGGTCCCAGACCGGCTGTCAACATGCAAATGATGCTTCTGTCAGGTGCAACATCCCAGACATGGGTTTCCAGAACCAG GTGCGCTTGGCTGGCGGGCGCAGCCCAGAGGAGGGCGTGGTGGAGGTGCAGGTGGAGGTGCACGGgatcccacgttgggggacagtgTGCAGTGACCACTGGGGGCTCACCGAAGCTATGGTGGTCTGCCGACAGCTTGGCCTGGGTTTTGCCAACTTTGCCATCAAG GACACCTGGTACTGGCAGGGGACGCCGGAGGCCAGAGAAGTGGTCATGAGCGGGATGCGCTGCTCAGGCACAGAGCTAGCCCTGCAGCAGTGTGCGAGGCACGGTCCTGTGCACTGTTCCCACGGCGCCGGGCGCTTCTCAGCCGGAGTGGCCTGCATGAACA GTGCTCCAGACCTAGTGATGAATGCCCAGCTGGTGCAAGAGACAGCCTACCTAGAGGACCGCCCGCTCAGCCTGCTATACTGTGCTCATGAGGAGAATTGCCTCTCCAAGTCCGCCGACCACATGGAATGGCCCTATGGACACCGGCGCCTGTTGCGCTTCTCCTCACAGATCTACAACCTGGGGCGGGCAGACTTCCGTCCCAAGATTGGACGCCATGGCTGGATTTGGCACCAGTGTCACAG GCACTACCACAGCATTGAAGTCTTCACCCACTATGACCTGCTCACACTCAATGGCTCCAAGGTGGCCGAGGGGCACAAGGCCAGCTTCTGTCTAGAAGACACAAACTGTCCCACAG GAATGCAGCGACGCTATGCATGTGCCAATTTTGGGGAGCAGGGAGTGACTGTGGGCTGCTGGGATACCTACAGGCATGATATTGACTGCCAGTGGGTGGATATCACAGATGTGAGGCCAGGGAACTATATCTTCCAG gtGGTTGTGAACCCCACAAATGAGGTGGCAGAGTCAGATTTCTCCAACAACATGATGCGCTGCCGTTGCAAATATGACGGGCAGCGGATTTGGCTGCACAACTGCCACACAG GAGATTCGTATCGAGCCAATGCGGAGCTCTCCCTGGAGCAGGAACAGCGACTCAGGAACAACCTCATCTGA